The DNA sequence CACCCATTTGGTGACTCGATATTCCAGCATGCCTAGCAACAGCGCCTGGATGACATCTTCATCCTGACCCTGCTCCGGGCGTAAGCCGGATTTGTTTTGAAATGATAGAGATAGAACCAGGTATATTTTCTGAGTTTATTGAAAGCATCATGAATTCCCTCAAGTTGGAGGTCAACTTCTTCACAGAATTCTTCTATCTTCTGTGCCGG is a window from the Syntrophus gentianae genome containing:
- a CDS encoding TetR/AcrR family transcriptional regulator, whose amino-acid sequence is MTKISKKDLRRKQIIEAAISVFGNSNFHDANITEIAQKANVAEGTIYQYFKNKEDLFFAIPAQKIEEFCEEVDLQLEGIHDAFNKLRKYTWFYLYHFKTNPAYARSRVRMKMSSRRCC